In the bacterium genome, one interval contains:
- a CDS encoding response regulator transcription factor, translated as MICVSIVEDDNDIRNGITKYLSSQPGFKVLSSDPTAELFLARMEEGPRPDIVLMDIQLPGMSGIDGIRILKRKWPQVDIAMLTVYHDEEKIFQSLCAGASGYLLKNTPLVELRDALTELNAGGAPMSPQIARKVIQYFSPKPKEDDVLTAKERQVVQGLVDGLSYKLIAAQMNVSIDAIRFHIKNIYKKLHVNSKGELVSKFIRGQI; from the coding sequence ATGATTTGCGTTTCAATCGTCGAAGACGATAACGATATTCGCAATGGTATTACCAAATACCTGAGCAGCCAACCCGGGTTTAAGGTATTATCATCCGATCCGACGGCAGAACTTTTTTTGGCCCGTATGGAAGAAGGGCCGCGCCCGGATATCGTATTGATGGATATTCAATTGCCGGGCATGAGCGGCATAGATGGTATTCGCATACTAAAGCGTAAGTGGCCGCAGGTAGATATCGCGATGCTTACCGTGTATCATGACGAAGAAAAAATTTTTCAATCTTTATGCGCGGGTGCTTCCGGTTATCTTTTGAAAAATACACCCTTGGTTGAGTTGCGGGATGCTTTGACCGAACTGAACGCCGGCGGTGCGCCGATGTCGCCGCAAATCGCACGTAAAGTGATTCAGTATTTCAGTCCCAAACCCAAAGAAGATGACGTATTGACGGCTAAAGAGCGTCAGGTAGTCCAGGGTTTGGTGGACGGACTCAGTTATAAACTGATTGCCGCACAGATGAATGTGTCTATTGATGCTATCCGTTTCCACATCAAAAATATCTACAAAAAACTGCACGTCAACTCCAAAGGCGAGCTCGTCTCCAAGTTTATTCGCGGACAGATTTGA